A single region of the Montipora capricornis isolate CH-2021 chromosome 13, ASM3666992v2, whole genome shotgun sequence genome encodes:
- the LOC138028944 gene encoding nucleosome-remodeling factor subunit BPTF-like, whose protein sequence is MDEPDKEKVYLNAIGDINERGLSVRKAAKKWDIAKSTLHDRLGGKAKNIRRGPQTVLTHAEEDRFAEWLIERAKRGFGATKDEFLDCVEAFIQKDKRETKFTGNRPGNKWYRGFVKRNPKVRLRSARPLDKKRAKITPEEVDEWFANFEKFIQDVGLAGRPGQIWNCDETGFDLQGRAGKVLGPASSKEQPYRVITGTKEHITVLPCFNATGQCIPPYMLFPGKRIPNQYNLLEGGVPGSCYSLTEKGYMDTATFYTWLEKHFIPNLPPARPVVLLVDSAGAHIDLDTFELAKRNDVFIYALLKNATHLVQPADVGLFGAMKQSWYKNVRRYSQQNPNTDITKKNFSSIFKKTWEDAMRPSILVDSFRKSGVYPINRQQISYDHVRPSIVYAGTSTNLSPGEPSTAPSVFGEQAAALALASLSHPLQSTPLGAMSSSLLQQSATVNQLPVSQQTVPLGAMSSQLPQQSATINSFPVSQMPLGAIYTPLQFPVQQPGGAVTAAFVAFESALQSPVRVKYRRRVDEGYDLPGSPTYEVWKKLYTVSLTSIGNPPDVSSTPQIPETQSVSAVNFADESPTSVFSDTRCHPPRVATEVSPVLQEVLTYPSAPESNKTKKNKRSLPNFMNSEDSLRIMRDEKLKKAREVAAKQKKLREREERKEAIRKEKEDKKRKMEEKKRVKEKSSTIKKAKKRKVSQSSKGKQWRQGLTLGENICKVCLCEYDEADVENMPWVMCDECKYWMHIDCIPLGVDITSIENGDNFFCHDCM, encoded by the coding sequence ATGGATGAACCTGACAAAGAAAAGGTGTATTTAAATGCCATAGGAGACATAAACGAACGAGGTTTGAGCGTGAGAAAGGCTGCAAAGAAGTGGGATATTGCAAAATCCACTCTGCATGACAGGTTGGGTGGGAAGGCGAAGAACATAAGAAGAGGTCCTCAAACAGTGCTAACCCATGCTGAAGAAGATCGGTTTGCCGAATGGCTCATTGAAAGGGCCAAGCGCGGTTTTGGCGCAACTAAAGATGAATTCTTAGACTGTGTGGAAGCATTTATCCAGAAAGATAAACGCGAGACCAAGTTTACGGGTAACAGGCCAGGAAATAAGTGGTACAGAGGGTTTGTTAAGAGGAACCCAAAAGTGAGATTAAGAAGTGCGCGTCCTCTCGACAAAAAGCGTGCCAAAATTACACCTGAAGAAGTCGATGAATGGTTTGCGAATTTTGAGAAGTTTATTCAGGATGTAGGACTTGCAGGTCGTCCAGGACAGATTTGGAACTGTGACGAAACGGGATTCGATCTGCAGGGGAGAGCAGGAAAAGTCCTAGGCCCAGCAAGCAGTAAAGAACAGCCCTATAGAGTCATAACTGGAACAAAGGAACATATAACCGTGTTGCCTTGTTTCAATGCAACTGGGCAATGCATCCCTCCATATATGCTTTTTCCCGGGAAACGCATTCCCAACCAGTACAATCTACTGGAGGGTGGAGTTCCAGGCAGCTGCTACTCTCTGACTGAGAAAGGTTACATGGATACAGCTACGTTTTACACGTGGTTAGAgaaacattttattcccaatTTACCACCTGCAAGGCCCGTAGTGTTGTTAGTTGATAGCGCGGGAGCACACATCGACCTTGACACGTTTGAACTGGCGAAGAGAAATGATGTCTTCATATACGCTTTACTCAAAAATGCCACTCACCTTGTCCAGCCTGCCGACGTTGGTTTGTTTGGAGCCATGAAGCAGTCGTGGTACAAGAACGTCAGGCGTTACTCTCAGCAAAACCCTAATACCGATATCACTAAGAAAAACTTTTCCTCTATCTTTAAGAAAACTTGGGAAGATGCCATGCGCCCGTCTATTCTTGTGGATTCATTTAGAAAGTCTGGGGTGTACCCTATAAACCGTCAGCAAATTTCCTATGACCACGTCAGGCCCTCTATAGTGTATGCTGGCACATCAACCAATTTATCCCCAGGAGAACCGTCAACAGCTCCCTCTGTTTTTGGGGAACAAGCGGCAGCTCTTGCCTTAGCTTCCCTATCCCATCCCCTACAAAGTACGCCTTTAGGCGCAATGTCTTCTTCATTGCTGCAGCAAAGTGCAACAGTAAATCAACTTCCTGTCTCCCAACAAACTGTGCCTTTAGGCGCAATGTCCTCTCAATTGCCACAGCAAAGTGCGACAATTAATTCATTTCCAGTTTCCCAAATGCCTTTAGGTGCTATCTATACCCCACTTCAATTTCCTGTACAGCAGCCCGGCGGAGCAGTGACAGCAGCATTTGTGGCCTTTGAATCTGCACTCCAGAGCCCAGTTAGGGTAAAGTACAGACGCCGCGTAGACGAGGGGTATGATTTACCTGGCAGCCCCACCTATGAGGTGTGGAAGAAGTTGTACACTGTTTCATTGACGTCGATCGGGAATCCCCCGGATGTCTCCTCGACTCCACAAATCCCTGAGACCCAAAGCGTATCAGCAGTAAATTTCGCCGATGAAAGTCCGACATCAGTCTTTTCAGACACTCGATGTCACCCTCCACGTGTTGCGACCGAAGTGTCCCCTGTACTTCAGGAAGTTTTAACGTACCCTTCTGCTCCCGAAAGcaacaaaacgaagaaaaacaagaggTCCCTGCCAAATTTTATGAACAGCGAAGACTCCCTCAGAATCATGCGagatgaaaagttgaaaaaagcAAGGGAAGTTGCAgcgaagcaaaagaaacttagagaaagagaggaaagaaaggaagccataagaaaagaaaaggaggacaagaaaagaaaaatggaggAAAAGAAGCGCGTAAAAGAAAAGTCTTCAACGATTAAGAAGGCTAAGAAGAGAAAAGTCAGCCAGAGCAGCAAAGGGAAACAATGGAGACAAGGCTTAACCCTTGGTGAAAACATTTGTAAAGTTTGTCTATGCGAGTATGATGAAGCTGATGTTGAAAACATGCCCTGGGTCATGTGTGATGAATGCAAATATTGGATGCACATTGACTGCATACCATTAGGAGTTGACATAACCTCAATTGAAAACGGAGACAATTTTTTCTGTCATGACTGTATGTAA